The nucleotide sequence TCCAGCTCTGGGTCCCGGCCGACCCGGCACAGGACTGGCTGCTCGACCGGCGGACCACCGGCGCCAGGGTCTGGCTCTCCGGGACGGAAGAGCAGGCCGCCGCGGACGGATTCGGCACCGAAGCCCACTGGCCGACCGGGCGCTGGCAGGCGCCGTACGGGAACTTCTACGCCGGCGAAGGGCAGCCGCCGGGACCGGTGCCGGGCTCGTGGCAGACGCCGAACACCGAGTTCCTGGCCGGAGTCCCCCGCGACCCGCGGCTGCTCTACGACCGGCTGCGGCGGGACAGCCCGGAGCGAAGCGGCTACCACGGCCCGTTCACCTACGCAGCCGACCTGCTCCGCAGCGGACTGGTGCCCTCGGACCTGCGGGCCGCGCTGTACGGCGCCCTGCTGCTCGCCCCGGAGGTAACGTTCGTCCGGGAGAGCGCCGACGTCCGCGGCGAGCCTGCCGCCGCCTTCGTGGTGGAACCGGCCGGCCGGCGGGAGGAGCTGTTCGTCGACCCGCTGACCGGCCGGTTCCTCGGGGAGCGGAGCACGCTGACCGAACCCGCCGGGGGCATCGCCGCCGGCACCGTCACCAGGTCGACCGCGGTGCGGTCGGCGGTGGCCGAAGCGCTCGGGGCCCCGCCGCGGTGAGCCCGGCGGCGGTCAGTTGTGCCAGACCCGCATCGACCACACGTTGTCGTTGAAGGTGTCGCCGACGTAGAACCGGTCGCCGTACAGGGCGCCGCTCGCCGTGCCGCCGTAGTAGGTGTCGGTGTAGAGACGCTGCACGTTGCAGTTGTTGTAGTAGTAGTACGAGCTGATGCCGTTGACGCCCAGCTGGACGCCGGTCAGGTCCGAGAACCCGTATCCGGACGAGTCGCAGGCGCCGTACTTTCCGTAGACGCTGTCGTAGTACCCGACGTAACCGGCGTCTTCGAAGAAGGTGATCAGGACCGTTTCCGCGGGCGCCGCCGCGAGCGCGGGCGCCCCCTTGTCCGCGGAGCAGGTCCGGGAAACCACTTTCGAGGCTTCCTTGGGACCGTCGACCACCGTCTTGCAGTACCGGATTTCCTTGCCGTGCGCCGCCGGCGTCGCGGCCTGCGCCGGGGCCCCCAGCAGACCGGCGGCCACGGCGGACAGCCCGGCCACGGCCAGGAACCTGTTCAGAATCCTCACTTCGTCCAACCCCTCGGATTCGGTGCGTTTCTTGCTGACGAACCGACGCTAACGAGGAATAGGCGGCACTGTCCCCGTCCCCCGGGGCGGCCTTTCCCTGCCCCGGGGGACGGGGACAGTGTCCTCAGGGACGGGCTCCGGCACCGCTGCGAACGGCGCGGAAGCCGGAGCCGTAAGCCAGCGCGACGGCGTGTGCCCGGTCCCTCGCGCCGAGTTTCGCGAGCACGTGCGAAACGTGGTATTTGACGGTTCGTTGCGCCATGGACATCCGTGCGGCTATTTCGGTGTTCGACATCCCCTCGGCGAGGCATTCGACCACTTCGCGTTCGCGCGGGGTGAACGGATCATCCTTGAAGGCCGACCAGCCACCACCCTGCCGCCGGTCGGCGATCAGCCGGAGCAGCCGGTGGGCGACGGACGAGTCGAACCACGGCAGCCCGGCGTGCACCGCCCGGATGGCGCGGAGTGTTTCGTCGATCGGGCCGTCCCTGACCACAAATCCGCGAACGCCCGCCTCCACCGCTTCCTGGAGCAGGGAGGAGGAGGGGCACTCGGGAACCAGCAGGACGACACGATCCACCGGCGGTGAATTCAACCCGGCCAGCAGGCTTTCGACGGTTTCCGCCAGCGCGGAATCGGCGACCACCACGTCCGGATTCACGGCGACGATTTCGACGTCACCGCCGAGAAGCGCGTCGAAACCGGCCGACAATGTCCGGCCGCGAATAGCCAGCAAAACCCGGACGGGTGCAACACAAGGTCTCTGCATGTCACTCAAGGCTCGTTCCCCCCACGGTCAGCCTCTGCCTGGACACCGGCATTGTCGAGTTATCCGACCGAGAACTCTACCGCCGCCGTTCGACCTCGGGCAACAAGCGAGGGGGTGCCGCGAAACCGCGGACACCCCCTCCGAAGCCGGTCAGCCGCTGGTGCCGGGTGGGCGGGCGCAGGCGGCCAGCACCGTCCCGCCCATCTTCATCCGGAGCTGGGTCGCCGTGGCCTCGCCGAACAGCTGGCCGGTCGGCGTCAGCGGTGGTGGCCCGGGACAGAGGATCGTGCCGTTGTCACTGCGGTAGATGCCGAGCCCGGCGACCGTGGTGCCGGTGGGAGCGAACACGAAGAACGCGTCGCCGGTCCCGACGCTGAACTGGACGCCCGGTGAGCTGACCGCCGCCGAGGAGGCCAGGACGGACAGGATCGGCCGCTCGGCAGGCGGCGTCGTGGTGAAGTCGACCAGGGACACCGAGCGGGTACCGGGGCCGGCGCCGGTCGAGGATTCCAGGATCAGGACGTAGTTGTGGGTACCGATGAACATGTACCTCGACACGCCGAGGGTCTGGTGGAACACCGACCCGGTCGGGCCGCTGACGACGAGCCCCTGCACCCCGGTGGTCGTCCTGGTCACGGTCCGGTCGCCCATCGTGGTGGCCGGCGCCGACGACCACGCGAGTGCGGCGCTGTTGTTGAACAGCCCGTTGGAAATGGTGATCGGGTTCGCGGCCAGCGCCGGCGCCCCGGCCGTGACCAGAGCGGTCAGCACGGCGCACACCACCATCGCCGCGCGACGTGCCGGCCTCATTGGTGCGCCCAGGTGACGGCGAAGTTCTGGCCGTTCGTGCTGGTGTCGCCGGTGGTGGCGTAGGTCGTGGTCGCGTCCTGCTCCTGGATCTTGGTCCGCTGCCAGGTCGAGTTCGCGGTCATCGACCCGCCGTGGCCCGCGTTGTCGGTGGCGACCGTGTTGCCCATCAGCGCCCGGCCGTAGTTCGCCAGGGGGAAGAAGTCGTTCGTCCCGAACCGGCCCACGGCCTCGACGATCCAATCGGCGCTGCTCCGCGAGCAGACGAGGTTAGCCGCGCACGTCTGGGTGGTGGAAAAGCTCGTGTGCTGGGTGGCGTCCGCGACGGTGATCGTGAACTGGGCGGTGGCCGCGTTGTAAGTGACGTCCGCGCTCACCGAGTCGCCGGCGTTGATGTTCAGGACCGGCTGGA is from Amycolatopsis mediterranei and encodes:
- a CDS encoding response regulator transcription factor, with protein sequence MQRPCVAPVRVLLAIRGRTLSAGFDALLGGDVEIVAVNPDVVVADSALAETVESLLAGLNSPPVDRVVLLVPECPSSSLLQEAVEAGVRGFVVRDGPIDETLRAIRAVHAGLPWFDSSVAHRLLRLIADRRQGGGWSAFKDDPFTPREREVVECLAEGMSNTEIAARMSMAQRTVKYHVSHVLAKLGARDRAHAVALAYGSGFRAVRSGAGARP